In a genomic window of Pokkaliibacter sp. MBI-7:
- a CDS encoding MlaD family protein has protein sequence MSDTSGNDRDKSVTLSDDSDQRIKAASPEQAEVQKEATGDASLAAEEKVVSEEIKADEDVVVDEPLGSARQASSDDRLDCAELLPTPRGAAPVVRKRRSWSLVWLLPLVALLMGGWLLWKTLSDVGITVHITFKSGQGIEAGKTEIRYKGLKVGLVKKVDIGKDLETVIVEAEVDRAAESGLRTGTEFWLVTPSVSFEGVSGLETLVSGNYIGVQPGGGSETTEFVAADKAPPVSMDEPGLHITLRADSLGSVSPGTPVYYKQIKVGTVQEYRLANNSQNVEVDIYVQPPFDELINSETRFWNASGVDISGGLNGFKVRTESLVSLISGGIAFSTPNDNKGEPVRNGHIFSLYSDYASAEAGIKVNIEFGSAQGLVEGVTQVVYRGVPIGTLQKMELSPDFNRVDAHILFDPKAESFLRKGSRFWLVKPSISLSGFSDLDTLVKGNYIAVEPGGGEPSTDFTALGQAPAYNEAEPGLKLTLHGHQLGSVAPGTPLYYHRVEVGSVMQYSLDKDGQGITMEVNVRPQYARLVNTATRFWHASGINIKGGLGGISIQTESLLAIATGGIALGNVDDEKGAPVKPGTEFILYDSLDKAMERGRVVTVRWQQADGLSVGSKVRWNGLEIGEVRGLQPDRNFSSITASIFLDLQGQRLAREGTEFWVVHPQLKLTEVSGLDSIVGGAYVQVRSKGMNGQLKTQFTGLDQAPVEQQLSGFPVILETRDLGSIRPGVTVFYRGVAVGKVVDTQLADTADKVLIQLAITPRYRSLVRTGSRFWNNSGFGMDFGLLSGASIRTQSVETLLAGGISFATPEGEKMGQPAAANSRFELNAEPQPEWQQWAPRIALPPQSRGSEQ, from the coding sequence ATGAGTGATACCTCCGGTAACGACAGAGACAAGTCGGTCACACTGTCTGATGACAGTGATCAGCGGATAAAGGCTGCCTCGCCAGAACAGGCTGAAGTGCAGAAGGAAGCTACTGGCGATGCCAGTCTGGCAGCGGAAGAGAAAGTAGTGTCAGAAGAAATAAAAGCAGATGAGGATGTCGTTGTTGACGAGCCTCTGGGTAGTGCTCGTCAAGCGTCATCTGACGATCGTCTTGACTGTGCCGAACTACTGCCTACGCCACGAGGTGCTGCACCGGTTGTGCGCAAGCGTCGTAGCTGGTCACTGGTGTGGTTACTTCCTCTGGTGGCTTTGTTGATGGGAGGTTGGCTACTGTGGAAGACGCTGTCAGATGTCGGTATCACAGTACACATCACCTTTAAAAGCGGGCAGGGCATTGAGGCCGGAAAAACCGAGATCCGTTATAAGGGCCTGAAGGTCGGTCTGGTCAAGAAAGTCGACATTGGCAAAGATCTGGAAACGGTCATCGTTGAAGCCGAAGTTGATCGGGCTGCCGAGTCGGGGCTGAGGACAGGAACTGAGTTCTGGCTGGTAACACCGAGCGTCAGTTTTGAAGGGGTGAGCGGTCTGGAAACGCTGGTTTCGGGTAACTACATCGGCGTGCAGCCGGGGGGAGGTTCAGAAACCACTGAGTTTGTCGCCGCCGATAAGGCACCACCCGTGAGTATGGATGAGCCTGGGCTGCATATTACCTTGCGTGCTGATTCACTGGGGTCCGTCAGCCCTGGCACGCCGGTGTATTACAAGCAAATCAAGGTGGGGACGGTACAGGAATATCGTCTGGCCAATAACAGTCAGAATGTTGAAGTCGACATCTATGTTCAGCCGCCCTTCGATGAACTGATTAACAGTGAGACCCGCTTCTGGAATGCCAGTGGTGTTGATATCAGCGGTGGTCTGAACGGCTTCAAGGTACGTACCGAGTCACTGGTTTCTTTGATAAGCGGCGGCATTGCGTTCTCTACACCTAACGATAACAAGGGCGAACCGGTGCGCAACGGCCACATTTTCTCGCTATACAGCGATTACGCCAGCGCTGAAGCGGGCATCAAGGTCAACATCGAATTCGGTTCTGCACAAGGCCTGGTGGAAGGGGTGACTCAGGTGGTCTATCGCGGGGTGCCCATTGGTACATTACAGAAAATGGAACTGAGCCCCGACTTTAACAGGGTGGATGCACATATTCTGTTCGATCCCAAGGCCGAGAGTTTTTTACGCAAAGGTTCCCGGTTCTGGCTGGTGAAGCCGAGTATCAGCCTTTCCGGCTTTTCTGATCTGGATACCCTCGTCAAAGGCAATTACATCGCTGTTGAGCCTGGAGGTGGTGAGCCATCCACTGACTTCACCGCGCTGGGACAAGCGCCTGCCTACAATGAGGCCGAGCCCGGTCTGAAGCTGACTCTGCATGGTCATCAGCTGGGCTCGGTAGCACCGGGGACACCGCTTTACTATCACCGTGTTGAAGTCGGTAGCGTGATGCAGTACAGCCTCGACAAGGATGGTCAGGGGATCACGATGGAGGTGAATGTCAGGCCGCAGTATGCGCGCCTGGTGAATACGGCTACCCGGTTCTGGCATGCCAGCGGTATCAATATCAAAGGCGGGCTGGGAGGGATCAGTATCCAGACAGAGTCGCTGCTGGCCATTGCCACCGGCGGCATTGCTCTTGGTAATGTTGATGACGAAAAGGGAGCACCGGTAAAGCCGGGAACCGAATTTATCCTCTATGACAGCCTCGATAAAGCGATGGAGCGGGGGCGTGTCGTGACAGTACGCTGGCAACAGGCAGATGGTCTGAGTGTCGGCAGTAAGGTCAGATGGAACGGGCTGGAAATTGGTGAGGTCAGAGGGCTACAGCCGGACCGAAACTTTAGCAGCATTACAGCATCGATTTTTCTTGATCTGCAGGGGCAGCGTCTGGCCCGAGAAGGTACCGAGTTCTGGGTCGTGCATCCGCAGCTGAAGCTGACCGAGGTGAGTGGTCTGGACAGCATTGTGGGCGGGGCTTATGTGCAGGTTCGTAGCAAAGGTATGAACGGGCAGCTGAAAACGCAGTTTACCGGTCTGGATCAGGCGCCGGTTGAACAACAGCTGAGCGGATTCCCGGTTATTCTGGAAACCCGTGATCTGGGCTCCATACGCCCGGGGGTTACGGTGTTCTACCGGGGGGTTGCCGTGGGCAAGGTAGTGGATACCCAGTTGGCTGATACGGCGGATAAAGTGTTAATTCAGCTGGCGATTACGCCACGATACAGATCGCTGGTCAGGACGGGATCGCGGTTCTGGAATAACAGCGGCTTCGGTATGGATTTTGGCCTGTTAAGCGGAGCCTCCATTCGCACCCAGTCTGTCGAAACGTTGCTGGCGGGGGGGATTTCATTCGCTACACCAGAGGGCGAGAAAATGGGCCAGCCTGCGGCAGCCAATAGCCGATTCGAGCTCAATGCAGAACCACAACCTGAGTGGCAGCAATGGGCGCCGCGTATTGCCTTGCCACCCCAGTCCAGGGGCAGTGAGCAGTGA
- a CDS encoding paraquat-inducible protein A: MMDIRSARSLGMASCSLCHKLCRFVDDDEIAQYCPRCGTRLHSRYPNSVVRTWALLITAAICFLPANLYPIMVVSQLGNDTPSTIFGGVVTLVHHGAYGIAAVVFIASLVVPFLKLIGLVILLIKIQRGWHLNANQCTSMYRMIEFIGRWSMLDIFVIALLAALVNLGAVARIEAGPAATAFGLTVVLTMLAAMTFDPRLIWDKEVGDE, encoded by the coding sequence ATGATGGACATCCGTTCTGCCCGCTCGCTGGGCATGGCTTCCTGTAGTCTCTGTCATAAATTATGCCGTTTTGTCGATGACGACGAGATAGCTCAGTACTGTCCCCGTTGCGGTACGCGATTACATAGCCGCTATCCCAACAGTGTGGTCCGTACATGGGCGCTGCTGATTACAGCGGCGATATGTTTTTTACCGGCTAACCTGTACCCCATCATGGTGGTATCCCAGTTAGGTAATGACACGCCAAGTACCATTTTTGGTGGTGTTGTGACTCTGGTACACCATGGCGCTTACGGCATTGCGGCGGTGGTATTTATCGCCAGCCTGGTGGTCCCTTTTTTGAAGTTGATTGGTTTGGTGATTTTGTTGATCAAGATTCAGAGAGGCTGGCATCTGAATGCCAATCAATGTACCTCGATGTACCGCATGATCGAATTTATTGGCAGGTGGTCCATGCTGGACATCTTTGTCATTGCCTTACTGGCGGCCTTGGTTAATTTGGGTGCGGTCGCCCGCATAGAAGCAGGGCCAGCTGCCACGGCTTTTGGACTGACGGTGGTGCTGACGATGCTGGCGGCGATGACCTTCGACCCCCGTCTGATATGGGACAAGGAGGTTGGAGATGAGTGA